The Rosa chinensis cultivar Old Blush chromosome 7, RchiOBHm-V2, whole genome shotgun sequence DNA segment TGTGTTTACTTTCTGGTAAATCCTTCTTGTAAACACCAAACTCTAAAGCAGACGCTTTAGTTTCATGAAACAAGCACAGGGGCTTCAAGCCGGCAATTGTGGCCGCGTCCATAACACTTCTCCTTTGAAGATCAGTGAAATAAAGAGGAATTCCAATGCAGCAGTCTACAACTGGTGCATTGATGTTCTTCTCCACCATGCTTTTCACATGGGAAATTGTTAAGTTGGGTAGGTCTAAATGTCACTGCTTCTCCCAAATAATGGACATTAATCAATGGATACCCATCAGACCCTTCAGTAACAATAAAGGTAGCGACTTGAGATCACTCTGCAACACAGGATCCCAATTGAGCGGTTAATCTGAGAGATTGAGTTGGGAGTCATAATAGATGAAGCTGCAGCCTCTCCTGATCCAATGACTTGCTGCTCGTCTCCAAAACAAACTACAGTCGGAGTTTGTTGTTTAGACTCATCATTGAGGACAATATCAATACTGCTCCCCCTTACCATGGCTACAGTGCCACTCTCATTGCCAATATAAAATCCAACCATGCTCATCCTTGCAAAACTTTAAATCTTGAGATCAACAGATACTCTGAGATTGGAACGGCAAGAGAGAGCTAGGGCTTTTGGGAATTTTAGAAAGTCAGTGAACACAGAAAGCCTCTACAAATTGGCCTTCACTGCACAGCAATGTTATATATACCGACCAATTTGTTAGCCTATTTCGGTCAATATTTACCGGTGATTGCAAAGGACTTCAAAATTCCTTGAATGGCCTTAATCGACTTCTTCCAATTCCAAGGATAATAAAGAACCTAACCAGGTGCCAAGCACCATCTTATTAGGAGTCTATATGTGTATTTTAGTTTCACTGTCGATCGGTATTCCTATGTGAATAACCAATGCATTAATTAGGTTATACATTGCGTCTGTTATTCTTATCGAGTGATATTAGGTACTTTCAGTGATTCATGTAGCAATAATAAGCAGCTGAATAGAATGAGTCCAAAAGCATTGGGCGATGCCTAAGGACAGAGCCATGgctttctagtttaatttctaTCCTTCCCTTGCTTCAACCAATAATATAAAGCATCTCGGAGCCTAAATGGCACTTGTCCTGCATCATCTACTGGCTCAGAATAATATGTAATCGGCGGAATGATAGGTTACGCATTTAAGCCCCTATGTTACTATGTTAGCCAAGGCATATATTATGATGTTTAGGTATGATCAATTTAAGGGTCGCCTGTAATCggaaaaaatgaaaagtggcTGCTGCACTTCTATCTACCTTCCAACTTCTAAAACTTCCAACTTCATCTGGGTTCCTAAATTTCCTCAATGCGCAGATATACCTAAAGGTGAGGAAAGTTAAATTTCAGAACCAAGATGCAAGGATTCATGGTAAACCTCTAAGGGGTGCTTTCTGGTTATGCTCCTGTTACTATCAATACAAAAGCCATCAGACCCATTCTAACATTTTACAACATCTCTATACGACCCCTGTATAGTAGAGAATTCATAACTACGAGGCTAAGAAGGTTTGCTCCTCAAAACTTCATCAAGATCTTACCACCAGTCAGATCATGAGAATTAAGGTTTCCATGAATACaggcatgcaatattgcaaatATTTAACCCTTGGCAGGAGTAGGAAACCATAAAATGTCAGAATATCAGCAAATCTCATCTTCACATAGAAGCACTACTAATTAATCTCAAACTAAATAAAATGCTTAGAATACTAAGAAGGTATCTGAAGAGAGTATGCTAAGTAGATGTTAAATATACTCCATTATCTAGATAAACTTTCCTTCCTAATAACCTTTATTCTAAAATAATGAATACAGATAACTGAATAAGGTTACAGTTCATTCATTTCACTTTCTTTCACAAACTTGAAACAGGTAAAGTGAAGGAGCAATATAATGAGAAACCATTTCATCAACATATTAGTGGAGTCGAGCAAGATATCCTTCATTGAATAAAAAAAGGTACAACAATACTGAAATAACTAACACGAAAATCTAACTGCAGAAGAACTCAACATCAAACTAAGATTTAATTCAAATATTACAATTACAAGAACTCTTTCTAAAGAGCCTACATATGTAATTCAAGTGTCCTACGTCCTTTCATGTTACAGCTCTTTCTGACATTCATGTTATGCTCATGCTCCTGTCCAATCTTCCCCAATTACCCTTTTGATGATCTTCACTATATTTCCTAAATTGAACTCgtcgaaaaaataaaaaaaagatagcAGCTGTTACAGGATTTAGGATTAGCTGCAGAATGAGTGTCAAAAGATAAATAAAGAGAACACAAATGAACTACAAGTCGCCGAAAGGACCTCTTACACTACCAGTATACAATACATTTTTCACAACAGAAGCACTAACAAGTAGACGAATCTACATAAAAACGAGCTCAGTAACAAGCATGGAAGCCAAATGCATAACACTGTTGAGACAGCTATTAACCCCTCCATCGTGGACTTGATAGAGGAAAAAACCCTGGAGATAATTGATATAAAAAGCCTGGAGAAGGTGGGGCTTGAGGCCCTGGACCTAATATCCCTGAttgtgaaaactgaaaattggGGGTCAGTGAAGGAAACTGTGTCCCAGGTGAAAGCAATGGATAAGGTGACCGTGGAGATAACAAGTAGTTGTAACTGGTTGGGGATGGCAATAGGAACTGGGAAGTTGGAGAGGGTAACAGTGGAGGACCACCCATTTGAGGGGATGGGAGATTAGGCGCAGGTGGTACAGGGCCATTCATTCTTGGGGGCGGCTGCGCAGGCATGGATGGGTGGGGAAGTAAACCAGTTGATGGTGGCTGTCCTTGAATTTGACCTGGACCTTGTGGTTGAGGCTGAGGCTGGTTTCCCCTTGGAGTTGGATCCATCATTGAACTTTGAAGGTACCGCATATATGCTGAGATTGGAGACTCAGCTGTATTCGGCCACATTGAATCTCCAGGTGGAAACGGTGGCATCAGTGTTGGTGATGGTTGTCCAAAATGGGGAGGCCTAACAAAGCCATTATTGTAAGGAACAGGCGGCGGGGCTGCCTGTACAGGGACTGGAGGTGGGACTACAGGTCTGTTGATAGGTGTCAATGGAGGAGGTCGGATCTTCTGCAACCGCATACTTTGGGGTTTGGGCGGACCCTGGGGAGGCCTCGGCAAAGGATCTTGTGATGGCGAACCAGTAAGCTGCTGAACAATGTTCCTAAAGTCGTTCTTGCTTATGTTGTACACCTGAGGCTGAGGCTGTTGCCTAGCAGCATTCACAGCATTAGCAGCACTTGCAGCAGCATTACCGAAATTGGGCTGGTGCAAAGGACTCTTCCTTATATTTTTCCCAATCTTGTTCACCCCCAAATGATCAGTATGCCTATTTGTGGAGTTATCCATTTTGTAGAAAACGCAAACAAACTCAAACCACCAACCAATCTACCTTCTGTGAATGCCTCCACAAAGTCAAACCATTCATAAGCTTCAAAACAACAGCACAGGAGTTCAAAGATTCAAACTTGAAGCTCAAAAGCCAGAAGCTTGAATCACACTAGACAACTTCACCAAATGAAATACATGTACTTGGACACATACCCACCAAGCAAGCTCCAAAACCAAGCTCAAAACAACCCCAGTTTGCTTAAGGAATCAAATTCAAACCAAATCAAGCACAAGAGCTGCCCTTTTCTTCGCTCActccaacacacacacacacaaaaacaaaTCCCAGATACAAttaaccttaaaaaaaaaaaaaaacaccagcaACAAATCTGACTTTCTTCCCTGTAGCTCTAACCCCCAAAACAGGAAACACCAAAAATCCAATTCAGAAAACAGAGAACAACCCAACCAAAATCAGAACCACAAACACAAAACCCAATTGGGAAAACTCCCAACCAAAACCACAACAATCCTCGTAGGGTTCAAAACAGCATGAAGGGTAAACAGCACGAAAGGCGAGACAAGTAAGAAACGGAATTGAGAAAGAGGGGAATAGAAAATTACGCTTGACTTGAGCAAGTGATACGGCAAAGAAGAGTCAAAGCTGGATCGTTTCTATCTCCGGGGAAAAAGAGACAAGCAAAGGGGTTTGAAGACCCGCTTGTTGGAGTCGGTCAAAGATAGAATGAATGGCTGAATGGAATTAGATGAAACAAAGGAAGGGAGGAAGGAAGGAAGGGACGAAGTGGGGGCCAAAAAGGGTGACGAAGCGATTGCGATGATTCGTGTTCATtattactactactactactactactcctcctaataataataatatcaaTATTATTAGTTTGGCTAAAATGTCATTTCTGAGAGGATCgccaaagtcaaaattaaaCGGAAATGACGCTGAGGTGAGGATGGTCACTACTTGCTAGCTACCATCGAGGACTTTTATGTTGGTGTAAGTGTAACGTTGTCTAATTGCTTTATAATAGTAATAACAAAGTTATCAATTTTGTATTTTCGTAAAATAAAATCAGTATGGGTCTACGGTCTGCACACTCTGTgtaagtttttttgtttttcctcctcTAAAGCTCTAAGGAGTGTGTGGGGAGGTGGTTAAAAATAGTGGCAGTTTCCTCTTAAAAATCCACCACGTTTCCACATCCAGTGCATTCATTTTTATTTGTAAATTGATTTTATTAGCCCAATTGATTATTTCTAATTCAAAGTCTTCTAATATATAAAGAGTAAATATTTCAGTACATCAAGGAAAAATTATCCAAGAAGCTTGAAAATGGGAGGGCTAAAATTCTGAGTTGTGCTAGCAAGGAGATTTTGATAAAAGCAGTGGCTTAAACCATGCCACTTTATGCTATGAATTGTTACCTATTGCCAAAAACTCTCTGTGATGACATACACAAGTTGTgtgcttcttttcttttggggtgATTCATCTGACAAAAAGAAGATCCATTGGAGAAGTTGGGAGCAGCTTTGTCTTACCAAGCATGAAGGAGGTATgggttttaaaaacatttatgctTATAACCTTGCTATGTTAGCTAAATAGGGTTGGAGAATTGTTACAAATCCTTCATCACTTATAGCTCAATTATACAAAGCAAGGTACTTTCCAAATTGTGAGTTTTGGCAAGCAGACTTAGGGGATGCACCCTCCTTCTCTTGGAGGAGTATTCTTGCTGGACGACCAGTATTAAAAGCTGGTATTCGATGGCAGGTTGGAGATGGGACGAATATCCGAGCGTGGCATGACCAGTGGGTTCCAAACTGCCCACAATCCCTCATTTAAAGACCAACTGAGTCTCCTGTTGAGTTTGTGGCAGACTTGATTGATTCCCGAACTAGGCAGTGGATTCCAAATATTATTCATGCTGTTTTTCACCCTATTGTTGCCACCAAAATCTTCAGCATTCCTCTAGGTCGATATGGCACCCCTAACAAGCAATATTGGAGCTTGGATAAGCGTGGTTGGTTCATGGTAAAGAGTGCGTACTGGATTGCTAGGGAGCATGTTAGGGAGCATGTTCTTGGCAATGCTCTTGCATCAACTTCCACCAGTAATCCTTTTAAGGAATTGTAGAGGAAACTCTGGAGAGCTAAGGTACCTGGAAAAGTTCAAATTTGTGTTTGGAGAGCCTGCTGCAATCTGCTGCCTACTAGAGAAAGACTGAGGGACTACTCAACTGTCCTCTATGTGATCATCATATTGAGGACACTTATCATACTTTCTGTAAGTGCCCCACAACCTATACTTTATTGTCCCAGGCTCCCTTTTACCTGCAACATTCTCTCCTCCCTCAAACTCCTTTCAAGGAATGGTTCTTGAGCCAAGCTGTGAGTCTCAAATTCAAGGTCTTTGAGAAGTTAAGGATGCTCATCTGGGGCCTATGGGCAAATCGAAATACTATGTTGTGGGAGGGTACAACACGTACGGCAACCGACATTTTCTTTTGTACTATGATATGGTTGGAAGAATTTCATAAGTCAACCACCAATGAGGCTACACCCAGTCACCGCATTACACAAGTATGGAGGCCTACCGCTGGGCACGACCTCAAACTCAACGTTGATGGGGCCTTCATATCTCAATTAACATGAGGTGGAATTGGATGGGTCCTTAGAAACTCCAATGGAGAGGTCGTTGCTGCCTTTCAATCTGCTGTTCAGTTTGCTAGTTCAGAGTTGCAAGTGGAGCTTCTGGCTATTCAAACCGGATTGAGGTTTGTGCAGCAGCAGAGTATTCAGTCAGTTCTCCTTGAGACTGATTGCCAAAGAGCTGTGTATGACATCAATGGGTCAACTGCTATTCTATCTGAACATGGAATCTTAGTTTATGACATCCGGAGCACCTTGAGAAGTTTGCCACAGGTTAAGGTGTCTTTTGCTCCTAGAACATGCAACAAGGTTGCGCATAGATTAGGTAATTTAGCCTTTGAATCCCAGCAATGTAACAATTGGGTGAATTACACACCTAATTGCATCACAGACCTTGTTCAAAAGGAGCTTCTCCCTCCTACTTAATTCAACAAAGATCAGTATCTTTTaccttcaaaatatatatatatatataaagagtaaattggtaaaaaaaaatcatttatgGAGAACaatctctcttctcttaataatagtataaataaATTATCTAAAGATACGACACTAAATATCACATATGAGATCAGACTATTTTTTAGATAcgataataaaaaatattacaCATTTTCAAACGCAACCAGTATAAAATACCGATTCTGTGACCAACATTTATTAGAATCTTTGAACTCGACTCCTTAAGCTTTATGTGTTTTTTTCACTTATTTTAAATACTATATATCTTCCCCAAGGCTAATGCTGGGAAAATGTTATATAGCCCTGAGAATGTATTGTTGCCATGTTGGTACTTCATAAGAGCTCAAGGGAATGCATTATCTCATGACCAACTGGTTAGGTTAGTCCACTATCATCGGTCAGTGCTATCATAAAATCTCCACCCATAGAGGATCATTAAAGCCCGACAAATGCATCAATGGCTAGCATACCGTATGCATATGCGATGTTTGCAGGACAAAACCGAAGTAAACCCTCATATTGCTCACCGATGATTCACGGTAAGATCAATGATTAAACAAGATTCATTAAAATTAGTGAGTATACACACCGGCAGACCTAGTTGAGGGCAAGTGAGGGTTCATGCGCCCGctgaatttttgtttgttgCGGAGTTAATTGATGATCTACGAGCTAGCATACAAAATTTTAGTCTAAATATTAACATATGCTCATTGACAAAGTCACAACAgcttaaaataaagaaaatacgaCAATATGCCTCCATATAAATAAAATGCAGGGTCCGCCACTGAGTATATAGGCACATGCAATGACATTAAAAGCGTAGAAACACAAATAATTGAGAGTGTAAAGGTTAGATATGTAAAATAAATTTGTCCAAAGGGTAACCTTTCTTTAGCTTGAAAATCAAAGTCTACCAAACTTGTTCTGGTGTTCTTGTGCTACATCTAGCATTAAGCTTATACTCATTTTAAGTTTATCTGTTTTGGAGTTCCTAATTTATGTGATTTCTATATAGTGTCCACATCAAATTATTTCTTCATCGAAAcacgatgaaaaaaaaaatctgccaGTTCGGTTCATTTATCAAACTGAAATttacttttctgattttttccaTGCCTTTTACTGTCCAAGGATACTAAACTTTTTgtttaagaaaaactgaaattgggagagaattgagttgtgctttcattgataataggagcctctttatatagaggattacaaggcataaaATTAGAGTTGTACAAAGGAaatataatcgtacaattaatcggatatctatgaatatctctaattcgaaactctattacaactaggtcaagtaacctagagtttgggccagacacgtattcttgatttacttgaacactccctcttgtgtcgcccaaacgtggtgctcatctcgttgcctcattaaaaaccttgccgagtaacaaaaaccctgtaggacaaaaataacctctgtcgaatgggaaaaagagcacaacacaccctttacgtttcgagaccatacatgtagacatctccccctgatgtctgcatctccccctgatgacaacggtcatgggagttcagataacttccgcaaacgatgttaccaacatgtttctcgaaagtggaatttaggcaatgacttagtgagcaagtctgtcatactgtcctcagaacgaacctagttcactttgatcttgaagagagtctgttattgctgattatccttggtgttgtcacttttgatatagccttgcttcatttgttcaaaacaagcagcattatcctaaatgctcataggctcatatgtggtagatttcaaaccataattgttcgaacatgcgtaattatggatcaaatccatatacattcacgaaccacttcgtgaagagcaataatctctgcattgttcgaagatatagtgactagggtctattctgtagacctccaagatatcgcggtcttacctatggtgaacacttaaccagtttgggaatgacttttgtgtgggccagagagatacccaacatcagcaaaaccttccaaaacacatgtcgttttgggatggggatagtggacgcaggccagtgttgacagcgttcctggtgtgtgatgggtcagAATCCGTCATCTctttatagggatagaacaagcccatatcaatcatacatctcaagtactgaaagatatcttttacaccaatccaatggcgtcgcgttggcgcagagctatatctaactaacaagttcattgcaaatgagatgtccggtctttaTGCATCGAGCTAAGtgcaataatgcgcctattatgttcaagtaaggcactcctgcctctagcacatcttcgtcatcatcctttggacaaaGAGGattcttttcaggatcaagactacggacgatcatgggggtgcttgaaggcttgaccttgtcaaaatgtctaaacatctatcaacacgatgcttaagttccaaaccgagacataattgtgttctcccaaaatctttcatctcaaaatcaaatttcaagtgttcagcggtttcccttaactctttaagggctttcaatgaagatcatgtccaacgtGAACCGCTACAGAATCAGAAACTTGTTCtgaaaacgcgtgggcatatcccttcccaatcaagtagtcactttagtgagcgtttcaacctctttgtaaaacaCGCTCAAGCCGCTTAACTTGGTTAAATGGAGTTAACCATGAACTTTCATGtacattccgtatctagatccccataaagatacgtagtgaccacatttgtaagctacatgttcagttactcggaaactaccaaactgacagggtagtggagtgcaatgacatccattacgagagaatatgtctcatcgtagtggattccagggcgttttgtgagaagccttgcgccataaggccaGATTgtcatatctttttctcatcacgctttctaacaaagacccattagtcaacaggttttatgtcaggaggtgttggcatcactggctcgaaaaccttcctcttcgttagagaatccaacttaacttagatcgcatatttccatttaggccaaatctctctacgttggcattcattcatcaaaggagcgtggttcaatatcatcggactcaacaaactcatgcgcaacgaaatgcgcaactacatcatcaattatgatggagtttctatcccacgtctcatgtacactagtgtaattttcaaagagctctatattctcaggaatatgttctgacgttgaggcgtcccccaacgataaacataatccggaagattctcatgagacggattttgagtgtcgatgatccaaggattgggttgtgccaaagtatccttctaATCCACGAgtctcccacgcatcctagctggggccatggcctgtaacaccagagtgccactctctttggggttggcgccatgcctaccttcgTGTAGGGTGACGttatgtcctctcgtagggacgtccttccttgcaagtatacttgcagcagatgtgtgatcttgtcGCTTTAAcaaggatcgagatgagacatagtggggatagaccacgacaattcatgtcattcctgctgaacattcgtgttcttatctccccctaacgaagggaatactatctcatcaaagtaacaacccgcaaatctagcggtaaggagatcgccttgcaagggcattaagtggcggacgattgttggagtcacaaatccaacgtagttgcccattcatctgtaaggacccatcatagtgcattgtggcagcgcaattggcacataaatggctcattcaaatgtgcgtaagtacgaagtacgtgtacccagtcactagctgtaacgcagagatacattgagtggcagtaggtcgtagacgaattagcatagttgcatgcgatattgcatcaccccaaggagattggtgtgcattaccaatatccgggctaccatcgtagtcgtttccgtgagaccatttgggtgtgtacatgaggatatgatgtccaacattagtccctaatgaaataaccatcgaaagtcttcgatgtaaactctctagcattgtcacgTCCAATTGACGAAATAAGATGATCcgaggagtgagcccgttgtcatatgatatgtgctaggagtgtagtatatgCAGCATTTAGAGGTTGTACATACTGAGTAAGTCTCAACTAAATTTGGCACTATCGGTTGGGCCCCATCCGTACTCTCAGGTActatgccatgggccgggttcacgagCCACCATGGCCGAGCCCATTTGGGAGGCCACCCCGGGCACCCAGGGCCTGGGACAAGGctagcacagcccatctatttacacaacaagagggctgatatggcatcagaagaacaacctgtgtcccacatcgaagctaggggagactcctttcccatgctcgagtataaggacattagcacaaccaccttttacgggtaataactcctttatccactatttacttaatacacatctattagtttctcacttaAGTATCGGAGAGGTGTAAACCatccggtacggtttacccctctaacgttgtgttcttgatacaggatttaggagttggatcggtaccccagacTGTATAGCATtatgtgtgaggtacccggagaaagccaccagaaacattggtGCGCCAGATAGGGGATACGTATCATGGATGAGCCAGAAGTGGCAGGAGAGGGTAGAAGTGTCGCCCGGGCACTGATATTCACTCCAGG contains these protein-coding regions:
- the LOC112176762 gene encoding protein HAIKU1, coding for MDNSTNRHTDHLGVNKIGKNIRKSPLHQPNFGNAAASAANAVNAARQQPQPQVYNISKNDFRNIVQQLTGSPSQDPLPRPPQGPPKPQSMRLQKIRPPPLTPINRPVVPPPVPVQAAPPPVPYNNGFVRPPHFGQPSPTLMPPFPPGDSMWPNTAESPISAYMRYLQSSMMDPTPRGNQPQPQPQGPGQIQGQPPSTGLLPHPSMPAQPPPRMNGPVPPAPNLPSPQMGGPPLLPSPTSQFLLPSPTSYNYLLSPRSPYPLLSPGTQFPSLTPNFQFSQSGILGPGPQAPPSPGFLYQLSPGFFPLSSPRWRG